DNA from Chitinophaga pendula:
ACTTGATAAGGTCAGTAATACCGCACAAGCGGGCACATACCATGTATCATCTGCCGATGCCCTGCAACAACGCGTAGTCATCAGCGGTCGCATCGTAGCAGAAGAAAATGAAGATCCACTGCCAGGCGCTATCGTCATGGTCGAAGGCACCAATTTCGGCACCACCGCCGATGAAGAAGGACGCTTCACATTGCGTGTCCCCACCGCCAGAATACTACTCATAAAACATATAGGCTACGAACCGAAAGAACTCACTTTGGGAGACAAAAGAACAGATCTCATCATCCGCCTCACTGGTAAGTCAAAAACGCTTACCGACGTAGTAGTAACAGGCATCTATAAAAGACCGGTGGAAAACTTCACCGGCTCCGCCAAAATCATCACCGCCGAAGAACTACAACGCATCTCACCCCAAAATATACTGGCAGCCATCGCTGTGCTCGATCCGGCCTTCCAGATGCCCGAAAATATCAACCTCGGCTCCGATCCTAACCGCCTGCCAGACGTACAACTCCGCGGACAGAACAACTTCCCCGTACAATCCGGCAGAAGCAGCAACGCCAGCCTCCGCAGCATGTACGGCGACAAACCCAATGCTCCCATGTTCGTACTCGATGGCTTCGAAGTAAGCATACAACGCATATTCGACCTCGATATGAACCGCGTATCCAGGATCACCATACTCAAAGATGCCGCCGCCACCGCCATATATGGCTCCCGCGCCTCCAACGGCGTCATCGTCATCGACACCCGCCAGCCCAAAGAAGGCGCCGTAAGAGTATCCTACCGCGGCGGCCTCCAGGTAGAAGCACCCGACCTCAACGGCTATGACCTGCTCAACGCTAAAGAAAAACTGCAACTGGAAAAAGATGCCGGCAGATACATCTCCACCCGCTTCCAGGGTGATCAGCTCAACCTGGATGAAGAATACAACCGCCGCCTCAAAGCGGTAACCAGCGGCGTTAACACCTACTGGCTCTCACAACCACTACAGACAGGCGTCGGCAGCACACACTCCCTCTACCTCGAAGGAGGAGACAACGCCGTGCGATATGGCGTCAACCTCGGCTATCAGAACAATGTCGGCGTCATGAAAGGCTCCGGCCGCCAAAACCTCAGCGGAGGCGTCACACTCAACTATCGTAGTAACAAACTACTCTTCGGAAACGACCTCTCCATTACCTCCAATAAAGCCACTAACTCGCCATATGGATCGTTCAGCGCCTACGCAAAAATGAATCCCTATAATAAAGCCTTCGATTTAAATGCCCATCCACTCCGATACCTCGATACCAGCTGGATCGGTTATACCTACAACTACCTCGAAAATCCCATATATAACGCTACCATCGGTAGCCGTAACAATAGCCAGTACCTGCTGTTTACCAACAATTTCCGCTTCGAATGGTCCGCACTCTCCTGGCTGCGTTTCAACGGTAGCTTCAGCTTCACCAAAAGCACCGACGAATCCAACGACTTCAAACCAGCCGCTCATACCAGCTTCGACAACGTCGACTTTAGCCAGAAAGGAAGTTTCCAGAAAATAAATGGCAAAAGCGCTAACTATAACGCCACCCTCGGCTTCGATATCCGTAAGATGTTCGGCAAAAGCCTGCTCTACGTCACCGGCGGCGGTAACCTCAACGAGATAAAGAACGAATCAACCGGCGTCACTGCCGTAGGATTCCCCAACGCCAAAATGGACAATATCATCTTCGCCAGCGGATACGCCGCCAATACAAAACCCACCGGCATCCAGGGTATCAGCCGCCTCGCCAGCCTGCGCATGAATATCAACTACTCATACGACAACCGCTACCTGGCAGACTTCTCCTCCAGCATCGACGCCTCCTCCCAGTTCGGTACCAACAAAAGCCTCGCACCTTTCTGGTCCTTCGGCCTCGGCTGGAATATCCACCGCGAAGCCTTCCTGC
Protein-coding regions in this window:
- a CDS encoding SusC/RagA family TonB-linked outer membrane protein, whose amino-acid sequence is MNKCTLLLAGVLSVLCPDNTAPAAAPLSAPARVVHTQPRSIPLPVLLKTIQQRHKVSFIYEESLLKGKACTCDAARTRREEVEQYVAAIIAPMHLKLKRFNDYTYAIISADTPDDTALPAEPIPSSGRSHQLDKVSNTAQAGTYHVSSADALQQRVVISGRIVAEENEDPLPGAIVMVEGTNFGTTADEEGRFTLRVPTARILLIKHIGYEPKELTLGDKRTDLIIRLTGKSKTLTDVVVTGIYKRPVENFTGSAKIITAEELQRISPQNILAAIAVLDPAFQMPENINLGSDPNRLPDVQLRGQNNFPVQSGRSSNASLRSMYGDKPNAPMFVLDGFEVSIQRIFDLDMNRVSRITILKDAAATAIYGSRASNGVIVIDTRQPKEGAVRVSYRGGLQVEAPDLNGYDLLNAKEKLQLEKDAGRYISTRFQGDQLNLDEEYNRRLKAVTSGVNTYWLSQPLQTGVGSTHSLYLEGGDNAVRYGVNLGYQNNVGVMKGSGRQNLSGGVTLNYRSNKLLFGNDLSITSNKATNSPYGSFSAYAKMNPYNKAFDLNAHPLRYLDTSWIGYTYNYLENPIYNATIGSRNNSQYLLFTNNFRFEWSALSWLRFNGSFSFTKSTDESNDFKPAAHTSFDNVDFSQKGSFQKINGKSANYNATLGFDIRKMFGKSLLYVTGGGNLNEIKNESTGVTAVGFPNAKMDNIIFASGYAANTKPTGIQGISRLASLRMNINYSYDNRYLADFSSSIDASSQFGTNKSLAPFWSFGLGWNIHREAFLHNNRLINFLKLRASIGTTGDQRFPPYMAITTYTYANDRYYLNQLSAYLMGYGNPALGWQKGFKRNIGVDATLWQNRWSLSADYYDNSTNDLILDISTPPSLGFSGFKENVGSLRNKGWQVSTNVVLIQRTRQEFFWRIGVSAYHNTNKIDKISNTLKKLNSDNDKFGNDTEKKQQLYPRLRFEEGQSLTALWGVQSMGIDPANGQELFRRRDGTYTYTWDPNDKIVLGDTEPKVSGTISTGVDFKGFSINIYIMYRLGAQIYNQTLVDRVENADITYNVDRRVSEQRWRKPGDHSMYKGITYLTSGGISQPVSTPTYTTSRFVQTENTLDCSSISASYRFPDQWLKRMKMSNTRIDFYLNNPFRISSIKRERGLDYPFANTFSFNINTTFF